From the Musa acuminata AAA Group cultivar baxijiao chromosome BXJ1-2, Cavendish_Baxijiao_AAA, whole genome shotgun sequence genome, one window contains:
- the LOC135596888 gene encoding prefoldin subunit 3-like gives MAAAASASSPTSPAAVTERRGIPGASFVEDVETYLKQSGLDANSSLAFLQERLQQYKIVEMKLLAQQRDLQAKIPDIEKCLDVVATLEAKKGTGEALIADFEVSEGIYSRAKIEDSDSLCLWLGANVMLEYSLEEAKALLEKNLENAKASLEVLVADLQFLRDQVTITQVTVARVYNWDVHQRRIKQATKEE, from the exons ATGGCGGCTGCTGCCTCGGCTTCGTCGCCTACTTCGCCCGCCGCTGTGACGGAGAGGAGGGGTATCCCGGGAGCATCATTCGTGGAGGACGTCGAGACCTATCTCAAACAATCCGGCCTCGATGCCAACTCCTCCCTCGCCTTCCTTCAAGAGAG GCTTCAGCAGTATAAGATTGTGGAAATGAAACTTCTGGCACAGCAAAGGGATCTCCAG GCAAAAATTCCTGATATCGAGAAGTGCCTAGATGTTGTTGCCACATTAGAAGCCAAGAAAGGCACTGGTGAG GCACTCATTGCTGATTTTGAAGTGTCTGAAGGCATTTATTCACGGGCAAAAATCGAGGATAGTGATTCGCTGTGCCTTTGGTTGGGAGCAAATGTCATGCTCGAGTATTCCTTGGAAGAG GCAAAGGCCCTCCTAGAAAAGAACTTAGAAAATGCTAAAGCCAGTTTGGAAGTCCTTGTTGCTGATCTGCAGTTCTTGAGGGATCAAGTTACCATAACTCAG GTCACCGTTGCCCGGGTGTACAACTGGGATGTTCACCAGCGAAGAATCAaacaagctacaaaagaagagtgA